In one Mycobacterium heckeshornense genomic region, the following are encoded:
- a CDS encoding TetR/AcrR family transcriptional regulator, with the protein MTSAGVASTATTSARERILSTAYDLFTRRGIRAVGTDEVVERAGVAKATLYRHFPSKNDLVLAVLERRQQLWTFGLVEKQSRLRGNTPEEQLLAIFDVFRDWFANPDGFEGCSFVNVLLELGAQHPVGQASLAYLDNIRDIVRRRARAAGLCDVEDFARSWHILMKGSIVAAAEGDVEAAQRAKAMARMLIERHRVSASCP; encoded by the coding sequence ATGACGAGCGCCGGGGTCGCGTCGACTGCGACGACGTCGGCTCGCGAACGCATCTTGAGTACGGCGTACGACCTGTTCACGCGGCGGGGCATCCGCGCGGTGGGAACCGACGAGGTGGTCGAGCGGGCCGGGGTGGCGAAAGCAACGCTGTACCGGCATTTCCCGAGCAAGAACGATCTGGTGCTAGCCGTGCTCGAACGTCGGCAACAATTGTGGACTTTCGGTTTGGTTGAGAAGCAGTCGCGGTTGCGCGGCAATACCCCCGAAGAACAACTGCTGGCGATCTTCGACGTATTCCGCGACTGGTTTGCCAACCCCGACGGCTTCGAGGGCTGTTCGTTTGTCAACGTGTTGCTCGAGTTGGGTGCCCAGCATCCGGTTGGACAGGCCAGCCTCGCCTATTTGGACAACATTCGCGACATTGTGCGTCGACGCGCCCGCGCGGCCGGGTTGTGCGACGTCGAGGACTTCGCTCGGTCCTGGCATATCTTGATGAAGGGCTCGATCGTCGCAGCGGCCGAAGGCGACGTCGAGGCGGCGCAGCGTGCCAAAGCCATGGCGCGCATGCTCATTGAGCGACATCGGGTTTCAGCCAGCTGCCCGTAG
- a CDS encoding ArsR/SmtB family transcription factor has protein sequence MTASVDAKLDALGDPTRRAILEKLTGGPIAVGVLADQLPVSRPAVSQHLRVLKNADLVIESVAGTRRLYRINHSGLQAVRDYLDRFWETALDNFAILAAAEAEADHRKSSSARKADKGRTGKK, from the coding sequence GTGACTGCTTCGGTAGACGCTAAGCTGGATGCTCTCGGGGATCCGACCCGTCGCGCCATCCTGGAGAAGCTGACGGGCGGCCCGATCGCGGTGGGAGTGCTGGCCGACCAGCTGCCGGTGTCTCGGCCCGCGGTTTCACAGCACTTGCGGGTACTCAAGAACGCCGATCTCGTCATCGAGTCGGTCGCCGGCACCCGAAGGCTGTACCGCATCAACCACTCGGGGCTGCAGGCGGTGCGCGACTACCTCGACCGGTTCTGGGAAACCGCGTTGGACAACTTTGCCATCCTGGCCGCCGCCGAAGCGGAGGCCGATCACCGAAAGTCGTCGTCCGCCAGGAAAGCTGACAAAGGTCGAACCGGAAAGAAGTGA
- a CDS encoding SRPBCC family protein encodes MSIESAVEVVRSVSVPLPPARTFELFTSRMTDFWPKEHSIGSSEMAEVVVEPHTGGRWFERGVDGSECPWGRVATWDPPRKVLLLWQIDADWKFDPNFETEVEVTFTDEGAGRTRLELRHRKLERYADKAEQMRAIFDDPSGWTGTLARFVELASAETAQR; translated from the coding sequence ATGAGTATTGAATCCGCCGTCGAAGTGGTTCGATCGGTGAGTGTGCCTCTGCCGCCGGCGCGAACATTCGAGTTATTTACGTCACGGATGACCGACTTTTGGCCCAAGGAACATTCGATTGGCAGCTCGGAGATGGCCGAAGTGGTGGTCGAACCCCACACGGGCGGACGTTGGTTCGAACGCGGCGTGGATGGCAGCGAATGCCCGTGGGGTCGGGTGGCAACCTGGGATCCGCCACGAAAAGTCTTGCTGCTGTGGCAAATCGATGCCGACTGGAAGTTCGATCCGAACTTTGAGACCGAGGTCGAGGTGACGTTTACCGACGAGGGCGCGGGTCGTACCCGGTTGGAGCTTCGCCACCGGAAACTAGAGCGGTACGCAGACAAGGCCGAACAGATGCGCGCAATCTTCGACGATCCCAGCGGTTGGACCGGTACGTTGGCCCGTTTCGTCGAGCTCGCGAGCGCCGAAACCGCACAACGTTAA
- a CDS encoding maleylpyruvate isomerase family mycothiol-dependent enzyme, with protein sequence MACEERRDFADLLAGLSPQQWEQPSLCERWRVKDVVAHVLSYDELSRWQLGWRFVKGGFWPSRINAIGVAQYATRSPEQLVELMRACIPPRGLASGFGGMVALVDGMVHQQDIRRPLGIPRAIPPERMRTVLNYALTAPAVRGARRSRGVRLVATDLDWSVGSGREVTGPAEALLMAMAARPDALNQLSGSGKDIVAQRICGASSRR encoded by the coding sequence ATGGCTTGCGAGGAGCGCCGAGATTTCGCCGATCTGCTTGCCGGACTATCACCACAGCAGTGGGAGCAGCCCAGCCTGTGTGAGCGTTGGCGTGTCAAAGACGTTGTCGCCCATGTGCTTAGTTACGACGAGCTCAGCCGCTGGCAGTTGGGGTGGCGGTTCGTCAAAGGCGGATTTTGGCCGAGTCGTATCAACGCCATCGGTGTTGCCCAGTACGCTACCCGTTCACCCGAGCAGCTGGTGGAGCTGATGCGCGCGTGTATTCCGCCGCGGGGTCTGGCATCGGGTTTCGGCGGCATGGTCGCACTGGTTGACGGAATGGTCCATCAACAAGACATCCGGCGACCGCTGGGTATCCCGCGTGCTATTCCGCCGGAGCGCATGCGCACCGTGCTGAATTACGCGTTGACGGCTCCCGCCGTGCGCGGTGCCCGCCGCAGCCGCGGTGTGCGGCTCGTCGCAACCGATCTGGACTGGAGTGTCGGCAGCGGACGCGAAGTCACCGGGCCCGCAGAAGCGCTATTGATGGCCATGGCCGCACGCCCGGATGCACTCAACCAGCTGAGTGGGTCCGGTAAAGACATTGTGGCCCAACGTATCTGCGGCGCGTCGTCGCGACGCTAA
- a CDS encoding anti-sigma factor antagonist translates to MNLSTAEPLPSSLHHLTLSTRLVAELGDMHSTLRATTQRSGSAVVIYAGGEIDACNESTWRRLLGEAAAAVSPPGPLVIDTNGLDFMGCCAFAVLADEAKQCHGRGIELRLVTLQPVVARTVAACGLTGLLPIDQSVDAALSAVAIPD, encoded by the coding sequence ATGAATCTCTCCACCGCAGAACCTTTGCCAAGCAGTCTGCACCATTTGACGCTGAGCACGCGTCTGGTCGCGGAGCTGGGCGATATGCACAGCACGCTCAGGGCCACCACTCAACGCAGCGGCTCAGCGGTGGTGATCTACGCCGGCGGCGAAATCGACGCCTGCAACGAGAGCACCTGGCGGCGACTCCTGGGTGAGGCGGCTGCCGCCGTCAGCCCGCCGGGGCCGCTCGTCATCGACACCAACGGCCTAGATTTCATGGGCTGCTGCGCCTTCGCCGTGCTCGCCGACGAGGCAAAACAATGCCACGGTCGCGGTATCGAGCTGCGCTTGGTGACCCTGCAGCCGGTCGTCGCACGCACCGTCGCGGCGTGCGGGTTGACCGGTCTGCTGCCCATCGATCAAAGCGTGGACGCCGCGTTATCGGCGGTCGCGATTCCCGATTAG